In one window of Drosophila mauritiana strain mau12 chromosome X, ASM438214v1, whole genome shotgun sequence DNA:
- the LOC117148364 gene encoding uncharacterized protein LOC117148364 produces the protein MLKWAVNQPRPSYLARDEAMATSSEAVGSSYSEFHALRGKLKRKSIGVPPGKENQLTSTPLPASSSLHARTPLLKDLSNILATPPSAGASGASGATGGAAAVPLKFACTLPTFEAEYSPNAAVIPGSLIALRGMGIPDSYFEKPRYLEQKPLPHPHPHPAPPTGEQNTLSSSQMGDVTLERMIDAILESNRKVLPNARQQQHQHQHRQPRQHLRQRHRLRQQVLRSSHGHGHGATQTPSPTYRPAFDPASDLCEYWKSPSRRDSLPADGFEEREVRSPVPTESESQDAKRHSLQLRRQRVVRRKRKITTKISSSVRQSAQKLLAAARSGSVAAPAQKMRHISPDSGHNSTSDCELEEEHCQLSRGLELGGEELEDACQLDAMWLQVQARDATKRRLSFSLVEES, from the coding sequence ATGCTCAAGTGGGCCGTCAACCAGCCACGACCCTCGTACTTGGCCAGGGATGAGGCGATGGCCACCAGCAGCGAGGCGGTCGGCTCCAGCTACAGCGAGTTTCACGCCCTGCGTGGCAAACTCAAGAGGAAGTCGATCGGAGTGCCGCCAGGCAAGGAGAACCAGCTGACCTCCACGCCGCTGCCGGCCAGCTCCAGCCTCCATGCCCGCACACCACTGCTCAAGGACCTCAGCAACATCCTGGCCACGCCGCCATCGGCAGGAGCAAGTGGCGCCAGTGGGGCAactggaggagcagctgctgttCCCCTGAAGTTCGCCTGCACACTGCCCACCTTCGAGGCGGAGTACTCGCCCAATGCCGCCGTCATCCCTGGCTCCCTGATCGCCCTGCGCGGCATGGGCATCCCGGACAGCTACTTCGAGAAGCCGCGCTACCTGGAGCAGAAGCCACTaccacatccgcatccgcatccagCTCCTCCGACCGGCGAACAGAATACGCTCAGTTCCAGCCAGATGGGCGATGTGACCCTGGAGCGCATGATCGATGCCATCCTCGAGAGCAACCGCAAGGTGCTGCCCAACGCCAGAcagcaacagcaccagcaTCAGCACCGCCAGCCCAGGCAGCATCTCCGCCAGCGGCACAGGCTCAGGCAGCAGGTGCTCCGGAGCAGCCACGGGCACGGGCACGGCGCCACCCAGACGCCATCGCCCACCTACCGCCCCGCCTTCGATCCGGCCAGCGATCTGTGCGAGTACTGGAAGTCGCCCTCGCGGAGGGATTCCCTGCCAGCAGACGGCTTCGAGGAGCGGGAGGTGCGCTCCCCCGTGCCCACCGAATCCGAATCGCAGGATGCCAAGCGGCACTCCCTGCAGCTGCGCAGGCAGCGGGTGGTGCGGCGCAAGCGGAAGATCACCACCAAGATCTCCTCCAGCGTCAGGCAGTCGGCGCAGAAGCTGCTCGCAGCGGCCAGGTCCGGATCCGTAGCAGCTCCCGCCCAGAAGATGCGCCACATCAGTCCGGACAGTGGGCACAATTCCACCAGCGACTgcgagctggaggaggagcacTGCCAGCTGAGTCGCGGCCTGGAGTTGGGTggcgaggagctggaggacGCCTGTCAGCTGGATGCCATGTGGCTCCAAGTGCAGGCCAGAGACGCAACGAAGAGACGCCTCAGCTTCTCCCTGGTGGAGGAAAGCTAA
- the LOC117148386 gene encoding uncharacterized protein LOC117148386, whose amino-acid sequence MLKWAVNQPRNSYLAKELAMGSQTGSASGSGSGSLEQKAEVVGSSYSEFHALRGKLKRKSIGVAPGKENQLTSTPLPASSSLHARTPLLKDLSNILATPPSAGASGASGATGGAAAVPLKFACTLPTFEAEYSPNAAVIPGSLIALRGMGIPDSYFEKPRYLEQKPLPHPHPHPAPPTGEQNTLSSSQMGDVTLERMIDAILESNRKVLPNARQQQHQHQHRQPRQHLRQRHRLRQQVLRSSHGHGHGATQTPSPTYRPAFDPASDLCEYWKSPSRRDSLPADGFEEREVRSPVPTESESQDAKRHSLQLRRQRVVRRKRKITTKISSSVRQSAQKLLAAARSGSAVPSQRFAQKRRHISPDSGHNSTSDFEEELVAMGSCGGRVEAVTKRRLSFSYAEDLFVEK is encoded by the coding sequence ATGCTCAAGTGGGCTGTCAACCAGCCGCGAAACTCGTATCTGGCCAAGGAGCTGGCCATGGGATCGCAAACAGGATCGGCATCCGGATCAGGATCAGGCTCTCTCGAGCAGAAGGCCGAAGTGGTGGGCTCCAGCTACAGCGAGTTTCACGCCCTGCGTGGCAAACTCAAGAGGAAGTCGATCGGAGTGGCGCCAGGCAAGGAGAACCAGCTGACCTCCACGCCGCTGCCGGCCAGCTCCAGCCTCCATGCCCGCACACCACTGCTCAAGGACCTCAGCAACATCCTGGCCACGCCGCCATCGGCAGGAGCAAGTGGCGCCAGTGGGGCAactggaggagcagctgctgttCCCCTGAAGTTCGCCTGCACACTGCCCACCTTCGAGGCGGAGTACTCGCCCAATGCCGCCGTCATCCCTGGCTCCCTGATCGCCCTGCGCGGCATGGGCATCCCGGACAGCTACTTCGAGAAGCCGCGCTACCTGGAGCAGAAGCCACTaccacatccgcatccgcatccagCTCCTCCGACAGGCGAACAGAATACGCTCAGTTCCAGCCAGATGGGCGATGTGACCCTGGAGCGCATGATCGATGCCATCCTCGAGAGCAACCGCAAGGTGCTGCCCAACGCCAGAcagcaacagcaccagcaTCAGCACCGCCAGCCCAGGCAGCATCTCCGCCAGCGGCACAGGCTCAGGCAGCAGGTGCTCCGGAGCAGCCATGGGCACGGGCACGGCGCCACCCAGACGCCATCGCCCACCTACCGCCCCGCCTTCGATCCGGCTAGCGATCTGTGCGAGTACTGGAAGTCGCCCTCGCGGAGGGATTCCCTGCCAGCGGACGGCTTCGAGGAGCGGGAGGTGCGCTCCCCCGTGCCCACCGAATCCGAATCGCAGGATGCCAAGCGGCACTCCCTGCAGCTGCGCAGGCAGCGGGTGGTGCGGCGCAAGCGGAAGATCACCACCAAGATCTCCTCCAGCGTCAGGCAGTCGGCGCAGAAGCTGCTCGCTGCGGCCAGGTCCGGATCTGCAGTGCCCAGCCAGCGGTTCGCCCAGAAGAGGCGCCACATCAGCCCGGACAGTGGGCACAACTCGACCAGCGACTTTGAGGAGGAGCTGGTGGCCATGGGATCCTGCGGCGGGCGGGTGGAGGCGGTCACCAAGCGGCGGCTGAGCTTCTCCTACGCCGAGGATCTGTTCGTGGAGAAGTGA
- the LOC117147164 gene encoding nuclear receptor coactivator 6 yields MTNPPSSPIVNRQNPPNPHAHVDESLHVHGRVRNHHLASRPIYRQPNLLTVAALCLPLYSESGDQNTTPARFGDTQGFYRNGCWYNGQLNREPPSTNNQQLYLLAYLPSNINVQPAQIIWHVAPPPQPQPRCWLPPTPPRQPPPPQFVLNGLREPVNYIMDAQPQRPVYAQNPQAQAMYAMQPATVPPIPQVQTLPQQAPSSNRPIQTLAPMMVSRGVQVPPRRRRPSFRHPSQQNPAPPTIDHAPSRMHLPGAGGQNLPSQSPSKHRPSSPTRCKGQSDPAPVRSDPAPNVQEPHSIKAMVEPEVAVAGSELNGPSGTIDARPLTSDHPAQGVTVVERKQYSYESDISVEDLLIKAVQNHMPQSHLVPAVMVAQPDNVVVNDNTNCTPMPVNPPPTGASNVAVAHENDSNSTPNSVLVHCANADEVEKPQMEIVNSSDVSQQVVMPTKQPESPKLKLRNMQQSKIQSADATPEAKTEEAPTITAHPEPIDQAHAINSLPEQVPKPTNTRPSRPPVKEAMLDAICANMKALRISASPKSNIPRKSKVNMNHWPLLESSFRKKKAAKKDNAQLKRRFPKSATVISFNSNDRPPKSHTAAQEKQLAANPDQKSGLVNSSNSQANNHMTRQKSGGQKTPNTDSKRRSMATEKRNCDPPSMDTMKRSYDQVMEQNPQRNLVLRNNSPRSPAASQSVPVVGKERNIPGPSQKAKNVVNNNVSKPPVVKKPLGPNNVQPRKPLGELKTLGSNMFDLLVEPDMEDDNDENTFEQDKPDADDVSPPKRSNSQKEKRRFKKQKTALEKQIKLTKLAQKEAKRVEKAKEKAKNANAENALAAIQSNPTQSANESVSGGTLGNFAQETEFVHQLPDVVGTPPPSQPRSRPSPSVARSEVKCKQRKMKKPTKFSTFLAAVTNATLKKKTKAGINKDLPTQTCTVPGAVAPLRSNASDALIRLKIPISKPAAGVPLRSYATDPIFKETKPISDPLAQPSLLLPRRVSKATSMTKDNSKRNQDVVRSSRSPPSLKIDMTKRNADKLATASSSSSSSGTAPAHPQNNSWEFNVRPGKVVSLPLLKNAEDPNRGEIQEPIVTSEPGQNPPEE; encoded by the exons ATGACAAATCCACCGTCTAGCCCGATC GTAAATCGGCAAAATCCACCAAATCCGCACGCGCACGTGGATGAAAGTCTCCATGTGCATGGGCGCGTGCGCAATCACCACCTTGCGAGCCGTCCCATATACCGCCAACCGAACCTTCTGACTGTGGCAGCGCTTTGCCTGCCATTGTATTCCGAATCAGGTGATCAGAATACAACCCCTGCGCGTTTTGGTGACACCCAGGGCTTTTACCGCAACGGTTGTTGGTACAATGGCCAATTAAATCGGGAGCCACCATCGACTAATAACCAGCAATTGTATCTATTGGCCTATCTGCCATCAAACATCAATGTCCAGCCTGCTCAAATCATATGGCACGTGGCTCCACCACCGCAACCGCAGCCGCGCTGTTGGTTgccaccaacaccaccacgGCAACCGCCACCACCCCAGTTTGTGCTAAACGGTCTCCGTGAGCCGGTGAATTATATAATGGACGCGCAGCCTCAACGGCCTGTGTATGCACAGAATCCACAGGCACAGGCCATGTACGCAATGCAACCAGCTACCGTGCCACCGATTCCACAAGTGCAGACACTTCCACAGCAAGCCCCGTCATCGAATCGACCGATTCAAACTTTAGCTCCAATGATGGTGAGCCGTGGGGTTCAGGTACCCCCACGTCGTCGGCGACCATCATTTAGACACCCGTCTCAGCAAAATCCAGCACCACCAACAATAGATCATGCTCCATCGCGGATGCATTTACCAG GCGCTGGAGGGCAAAACCTTCCATCCCAGAGTCCCTCAAAACATCGTCCATCTTCACCTACGCGTTGTAAGGGGCAATCCGATCCTGCTCCAGTGCGATCCGATCCTGCTCCCAATGTCCAGGAACCACACAGCATTAAGGCCATGGTGGAGCCCGAGGTGGCAGTAGCCGGATCCGAATTGAACGGTCCAAGTGGAACCATTGACGCCCGACCATTGACTTCTGATCATCCAGCCCAAGGTGTTACAGTTGTCGAGCGTAAGCAATATTCTTACGAGTCCGATATATCAGTGGAGGATCTATTGATCAAGGCGGTCCAAAAT CATATGCCGCAAAGCCATTTAGTGCCAGCCGTAATGGTAGCCCAACCAGACAATGTTGTAGTTAATGATAATACCAATTGTACACCAATGCCGGTTAATCCACCACCAACTGGAGCTTCCAATGTGGCTGTTGCCCATGAAAATGATTCGAATTCGACTCCAAACTCTGTCTTGGTGCATTGTGCTAATGCTGATGAGGTTGAAAAGCCCCAGATGGAGATTGTTAATAGCTCTGATGTAAGCCAGCAGGTGGTTATGCCAACGAAACAGCCAGAATCTCCGAAACTAAAGCTAAGGAACATGCAGCAGTCAAAGATTCAAAGCGCTGATGCAACACCGGAAGCGAAAACTGAGGAGGCACCCACCATCACTGCCCATCCGGAGCCAATTGACCAGGCACATGCCATCAATTCCTTGCCGGAGCAGGTACCAAAGCCAACGAACACCAGGCCATCCCGTCCACCTGTGAAAGAAGCTATGCTGGATGCAATCTGTGCGAACATGAAAGCATTACGAATCTCGGCGTCGCCCAAAAGCAAT ATCCCAAGGAAGTCAAAGGTCAATATGAATCATTGGCCCCTATTGGAGAGCAGCTTCCGAAAGAAAAAGGCTGCCAAAAAGGATAATGCTCAACTGAAAAGGAGGTTCCCGAAATCAGCAACAGTAATTTCATTTAACTCGAACGATAGGCCTCCAAAAAGCCATACAGCTGCACAGGAGAAGCAACTAGCAGCAAATCCCGATCAGAAATCAGGATTAGTTAATTCATCGAACTCACAGGCTAATAATCATATGACGAGACAGAAATCTGGTGGCCAAAAGACACCAAATACCGATTCAAAGCGTCGATCAATGGCCACAGAAAAACGCAATTGTGATCCACCATCGATGGACACAATGAAACGGTCATACGATCAGGTTATGGAACAAAATCCTCAAAGGAACCTGGTGCTGCGCAACAATTCGCCTCGGTCGCCAGCGGCTTCACAATCCGTGCCCGTGGTGGGCAAAGAACGTAATATTCCTGGACCATCGCAGAAAGCTAAGAATGTGGTCAATAATAATGTTTCGAAACCGCCAGTGGTTAAAAAACCCTTGGGTCCCAATAATGTGCAGCCAAGAAAGCCATTGGGTGAATTGAAAACTCTAGGATCGAACATGTTTGACCTTCTGGTAGAGCCGGATATGGAGGATGACAACGACGAGAACACTTTCGAGCAAGATAAGCCGGACGCCGACGATGTTAGTCCACCAAAGCGTTCCAACTCGCAGAAGGAGAAGAGGCGCTTCAAGAAACAGAAGACGGCCCTTGAAAAGCAGATCAAACTCACGAAACTGGCCCAAAAGGAGGCGAAGCGGGTCGAAAAAGCAAAGGAAAAGGCCAAGAACGCGAATGCGGAAAACGCTTTGGCGGctatccaatccaatccaaccCAATCAGCTAACGAATCAGTTTCGGGTGGCACACTTGGCAACTTCGCTCAGGAAACCGAATTCGTTCATCAACTGCCCGACGTGGTGGGAACTCCTCCGCCATCTCAACCAAGATCCCGTCCGTCGCCAAGTGTTGCCCGTTCGGAAGTGAAGTGCAAACAGCGTAAGATGAAGAAGCCCACCAAGTTCAGCACATTCCTAGCGGCTGTAACCAATGCcacattgaaaaaaaaaaccaaagctGGAATTAACAAAGATTTACCAACCCAAACATGTACAGTTCCCGGTGCAGTAGCTCCTTTGCGTTCCAACGCATCAGATG CTCTAATAAGGCTGAAAATTCCGATTTCCAAGCCTGCTGCAGGAGTTCCTTTGCGTTCCTACGCAACAGATCCTATATTCAAGGAGACAAAACCGATCTCCGATCCGCTGGCACAACCGTCCCTGCTGTTGCCACGTAGGGTGTCAAAAGCGACATCGATGACCAAGGATAATTCCAAAAGAAATCAAGATGTGGTGAGGTCATCCCGATCACCGCCATCATTGAAAATCGATATGACCAAGCGAAATGCTGATAAGCTGGCAACAGCATCTTCATCTTCATCTTCATCAGGAACAGCACCAGCACACCCTCAAAATAATTCATGGGAATTTAATGTCCGTCCTGGCAAAGTTGTTAGCCTGCCACTTCTCAAGAATGCTGAAGATCCGAATCGTGGGGAAATACAGGAGCCAATTGTAACCAGTGAACCAGGACAGAATCCACCAGAAGAATAA
- the LOC117147162 gene encoding uncharacterized protein LOC117147162: protein MTSALLCYTPSDEETRHLLHEVSLRPSIWDSRIKFTERRPQIPLDWLIVSNAVGLCVEECKRRWKSLRNNYRAKIHRGNDSRWQHSKHMEFVRDVFPPHNPKTPKRMQRVDRVKERKLLPHPQKYLESVQSYSAFKKGGIEFEAEERLFLVTDEPPFGLDVDEEAIRLWGSDQWLRQTNLDALLPIYTAPPPSPVYEIPNESNLHFMLSMVPMLRSLSDQSKERFRRWTRRVLSDMLIAEQKLPINGEAAMNIL from the coding sequence ATGACTTCTGCCTTACTCTGCTATACGCCCAGCGATGAGGAGACAAGACACCTTCTCCACGAGGTCTCACTTCGTCCATCGATCTGGGACAGTCGCATCAAATTCACCGAGCGTCGGCCGCAAATCCCTTTGGACTGGCTGATTGTGTCCAATGCGGTAGGACTTTGCGTGGAGGAGTGCAAGCGGCGTTGGAAGAGCCTGCGGAACAACTACCGCGCCAAGATCCATCGAGGCAATGACTCGCGCTGGCAGCATTCCAAGCATATGGAGTTCGTGCGCGACGTCTTCCCGCCACACAACCCCAAGACTCCTAAGCGGATGCAACGGGTTGATCGGGTGAAGGAACGCAAGCTACTTCCGCATCCGCAGAAATATCTGGAATCGGTGCAGAGTTATTCGGCGTTCAAAAAGGGAGGCATCGAATTCGAGGCGGAGGAGAGGCTCTTCCTGGTTACGGACGAGCCGCCGTTCGGTCTGGATGTGGACGAGGAGGCGATCAGGCTATGGGGCAGCGATCAATGGTTGCGGCAAACCAATCTGGATGCCTTACTGCCCATTTATACAGCGCCACCGCCATCACCCGTGTACGAAATACCCAACGAATCGAACCTCCATTTCATGCTCAGCATGGTGCCCATGCTCCGATCGTTGAGCGATCAGAGCAAGGAGCGTTTCCGCAGGTGGACACGTCGCGTGCTGAGCGATATGCTCATCGCGGAGCAGAAGCTGCCGATCAATGGTGAAGCAGCCATGAACATTTTATAA